One window from the genome of Parcubacteria group bacterium ADurb.Bin159 encodes:
- a CDS encoding Phosphotransferase enzyme family protein, whose amino-acid sequence MLFEPVNKKINAKKALDINWARDFFSPRIKKYFPGAQKLLNLDIKINRNFRGKFRNISLQYNLDIAFKNKKKTKIVRAKINSLHLCPKRHYQSLCFLEENGFTGLVSHPLDYISSLNMILYENLEGINFQNMLEEHKNLNPLLTNTPAIANFLYKLHHLPIPPKSRNLFRKGGEYLELSSRRHWAFLVRKCAPEFYPQMRYLLDELWQEKKKQGISYKGPLVLIHRDFHWGNIILIEQGKIGVIDFGDSCLDDPLIDVASFIVQTESMFRYYCPSKERIKNKIIDSFCENYFQKNISDLEKKRLFYLKSNKYLQIAAIHAFIEPNPQYKSQGLKILLEKAEESLNNLKIVL is encoded by the coding sequence ATGCTTTTTGAACCAGTCAATAAAAAAATTAATGCTAAAAAAGCTCTTGATATTAATTGGGCAAGAGATTTTTTTTCTCCACGAATTAAAAAATATTTTCCCGGAGCGCAAAAACTTTTGAATTTAGATATTAAAATTAACAGAAATTTCCGAGGGAAATTTAGAAACATATCTCTTCAATATAATCTTGATATTGCTTTTAAAAATAAAAAGAAAACGAAAATTGTTAGAGCGAAAATTAATAGTTTACATCTTTGCCCCAAAAGACATTATCAATCCCTTTGTTTTTTAGAAGAAAACGGTTTTACTGGTTTGGTCTCTCATCCGCTTGATTATATTTCTTCGTTAAATATGATTCTTTATGAAAATTTGGAAGGAATAAATTTTCAGAATATGCTGGAAGAGCATAAAAATTTAAATCCTCTTTTAACTAATACGCCCGCTATAGCTAATTTTCTTTACAAATTACATCATCTGCCTATTCCGCCGAAATCAAGAAATTTATTTCGGAAAGGAGGGGAGTACCTTGAGTTGTCCAGTCGCCGTCATTGGGCGTTTTTAGTTAGAAAATGCGCGCCGGAATTTTATCCTCAAATGCGTTATCTTTTAGACGAACTTTGGCAAGAGAAGAAAAAACAGGGAATTTCCTATAAAGGTCCTCTTGTGTTAATTCATAGGGATTTTCATTGGGGAAATATTATTTTAATAGAACAAGGTAAAATCGGTGTTATAGATTTCGGAGATAGCTGTTTAGATGACCCGTTAATTGATGTAGCTAGTTTTATTGTTCAAACAGAATCAATGTTCCGTTATTATTGCCCCTCAAAAGAGAGAATAAAAAATAAAATTATTGATAGTTTTTGTGAAAATTATTTTCAAAAAAATATATCTGATTTGGAAAAGAAGAGATTATTTTATTTAAAATCTAACAAGTATTTACAAATAGCCGCTATCCATGCTTTTATTGAGCCAAATCCTCAATATAAATCTCAAGGGCTAAAAATATTATTAGAAAAAGCTGAAGAGAGCTTGAATAATCTTAAAATCGTCTTATAA
- the amyA_1 gene encoding Alpha-amylase 1 yields MSWINFLHFYQPFNQQFDILERVVNESYRPLIKGFLSNSKAKAVFNINGGLLELLDKYGFVDIIENLKILIKREQIELTGSAIYHPFLPLLPEEEIVRQVNLNNKTLIKYLGKVDLLGFFSPELAINLNLAKIIENLGFSWIIAEELAAPLGKPDFNQVYSIEGTKDLKILFRYKRLSVLILSAILRNINSLKEEIGEDLKKKKYILTVMDAETFGHHRPGLQEFLFDIYKSPDFSSCFCKGTEVVNKLKTKEKISIRPSTWSSEEQDFYLEKEKNTLKSYPFLLWQDPSNPIHQKQWEFTYFVIDQVKNLKNEANYHIIREKLDKAISSDSYWWASAKPWWSLEMIEEGAWALKDVIFSAENISSEIKAKAEKYYQEIIDLAFSWQRQGLIREAYRKAYRTSQNNKPYKERVYGATYNSMILEFEDEMKKAIEKQEFEKAIKWRDAIYKLKSGADIYDVLHVIDDLSISRHLPSLKSYWEYNVKEFSPFAQKHFEEFSQEEFIKVQRKKLLEFLEKAFLEWQEGKSFGEASHPLGFSWDKFNNFYLTEIPAGDITYQLEKNVWDSYSQAKFEKEGFHQNPGQNKYYVFKDKLKIIIDENSVLYHFFQFLKTKDKNKGKYLTISLLAENIAWVPLPFKRKNSHLEIKIPYIISAPFNFKFKISGFSPKNNKGKHIKYSFKDYLKKILGYLDFYLRKLIWQLG; encoded by the coding sequence ATGTCTTGGATAAATTTTCTTCATTTTTATCAGCCCTTTAATCAGCAATTTGATATTTTAGAGAGAGTGGTTAATGAAAGTTACCGTCCCTTAATTAAGGGGTTCTTATCTAATTCTAAAGCTAAGGCGGTTTTTAATATCAATGGCGGACTTTTGGAATTATTGGATAAATATGGTTTTGTGGATATTATTGAAAATTTAAAAATATTAATAAAAAGAGAGCAAATTGAATTGACCGGTTCAGCTATATATCACCCCTTTTTACCCCTTTTGCCGGAGGAAGAAATTGTTCGTCAAGTTAATCTAAATAATAAAACCTTAATTAAATATTTAGGGAAGGTTGATTTATTGGGTTTTTTCTCTCCGGAATTGGCTATTAATTTGAATTTAGCTAAAATTATAGAAAATCTTGGCTTTTCTTGGATTATTGCCGAAGAATTAGCCGCTCCTTTAGGCAAGCCGGATTTTAATCAAGTATATTCCATAGAAGGGACAAAAGATTTAAAAATTTTATTTCGCTATAAAAGGTTAAGCGTTCTTATTCTTTCGGCGATTTTAAGAAATATTAATTCTTTAAAAGAAGAAATCGGCGAAGACCTAAAAAAGAAAAAATATATTTTAACGGTTATGGATGCGGAAACTTTTGGTCATCATCGTCCAGGTCTTCAAGAATTTCTTTTTGATATTTACAAATCACCTGATTTTTCTTCTTGTTTTTGTAAGGGCACAGAAGTTGTTAATAAATTAAAAACAAAAGAAAAAATTTCTATTCGCCCTTCTACTTGGTCTTCAGAGGAACAAGATTTTTATTTAGAAAAAGAAAAAAATACTCTAAAAAGCTATCCTTTTTTACTTTGGCAAGACCCATCAAATCCTATTCATCAAAAACAATGGGAGTTTACTTATTTTGTTATCGACCAAGTTAAAAATTTAAAAAATGAAGCTAATTATCATATAATAAGAGAAAAACTTGATAAAGCCATATCTTCCGATAGTTATTGGTGGGCATCAGCCAAACCTTGGTGGAGTTTAGAGATGATAGAAGAAGGAGCTTGGGCGTTAAAAGATGTAATTTTTTCTGCAGAAAACATTTCTTCAGAAATTAAAGCAAAAGCAGAAAAATATTACCAGGAAATTATAGATCTTGCTTTTTCTTGGCAACGCCAAGGATTAATCAGGGAGGCGTATAGAAAAGCCTATCGCACTTCGCAAAATAATAAGCCGTACAAAGAAAGAGTTTATGGAGCGACATACAATTCAATGATTTTAGAGTTTGAAGATGAAATGAAAAAAGCGATAGAAAAGCAGGAATTTGAAAAAGCAATTAAATGGCGAGATGCTATTTATAAATTAAAAAGTGGAGCGGATATTTATGATGTTTTACATGTTATTGACGACCTGTCTATAAGCCGCCATCTTCCTTCCCTGAAATCATATTGGGAATATAATGTTAAAGAATTTTCTCCTTTTGCTCAAAAGCATTTTGAAGAGTTTAGCCAAGAAGAATTTATTAAAGTTCAGAGAAAAAAACTTTTAGAATTTTTGGAAAAAGCGTTTTTAGAATGGCAAGAGGGGAAATCTTTTGGTGAAGCATCTCACCCTTTGGGTTTTAGTTGGGATAAATTTAACAATTTTTATCTTACTGAAATACCGGCAGGAGACATTACTTATCAATTAGAAAAAAATGTTTGGGATAGTTATAGTCAAGCGAAGTTTGAGAAAGAAGGATTTCATCAAAATCCTGGCCAAAATAAATATTATGTTTTTAAAGATAAATTAAAAATTATTATAGATGAAAACAGCGTTCTTTATCATTTTTTCCAATTTCTAAAAACCAAAGATAAAAATAAAGGAAAATATCTAACTATTTCGCTTTTAGCCGAGAATATTGCTTGGGTTCCTTTGCCCTTTAAAAGAAAAAATTCTCATTTAGAAATAAAAATACCTTATATTATTTCCGCTCCCTTTAATTTTAAATTTAAAATTAGCGGATTTTCCCCAAAAAATAATAAAGGCAAACATATCAAATATTCATTTAAGGACTATTTAAAAAAAATTTTAGGGTATCTTGATTTCTATCTACGCAAATTAATTTGGCAATTAGGGTAG
- the glgA_1 gene encoding Glycogen synthase → MKILFVSAEIAPLAKVGGLADVTGALPKYLFDFGQDIRLVLPLYEEIIQKKYPLSLLSKNIPVQIGDDKQIINIYQTPLPQTKIPIYLIENKKYLSEGPIYSENGQFNEIKRFLFFSKSILEIPWALNWHPDIYHIQDWHTATVPLFLKLDNRYIKKPKVLFTIHNLAMQGRWNWQETMNFLKFEGNEYFSLEEPFYGPFGRDFNSMQQGVLTADFINTVSPNYAREILTKPYFSRGLQSYFQKRQNNFCGILNGIDYENFNPETDPNIFHYYSVKSLKNKKNNKIELKRKIGLKTWEDRPLFAIVSRLTFQKGIDLVLKIIPSLVSYADIVILGQGEKETENALKKIAQKYKENVKVFIEFNEPLSRQIYAASDFFLMPSKFEPCGLGQMIAMRYGSCPIVRKVGGLKDTVKPLKLKKIFFGKKLNGNGLIFTEYDSNKLWKAVQYGLSLFNKKNFWHKVICLLMKQDFSWQKSAKEYENLYKKIVKTEIYYM, encoded by the coding sequence ATGAAGATTCTTTTCGTCTCAGCAGAAATAGCTCCCTTAGCTAAAGTAGGGGGATTAGCTGATGTAACCGGAGCTTTGCCAAAATATCTTTTTGATTTTGGACAAGACATAAGGCTTGTTCTTCCTCTTTATGAGGAAATAATACAAAAAAAATATCCTCTATCTCTTTTATCAAAAAATATTCCAGTTCAGATTGGAGACGATAAACAGATAATAAATATTTACCAAACCCCTCTGCCTCAAACCAAAATACCTATTTATCTTATAGAAAATAAAAAATATTTAAGTGAAGGACCAATTTACAGCGAAAATGGTCAATTTAATGAAATAAAAAGATTTCTCTTTTTTTCTAAAAGTATTTTAGAAATTCCTTGGGCATTAAATTGGCATCCGGATATTTATCATATTCAAGATTGGCATACAGCCACTGTTCCTCTTTTTTTGAAATTAGATAATCGTTATATTAAAAAGCCGAAAGTTCTTTTTACTATTCATAATTTAGCTATGCAGGGGAGATGGAATTGGCAAGAGACAATGAATTTTTTGAAATTTGAAGGAAACGAATATTTTAGTTTGGAAGAACCATTTTATGGTCCATTTGGCAGAGATTTTAATTCTATGCAACAGGGAGTTTTAACTGCTGATTTTATAAACACAGTAAGTCCTAATTATGCCCGAGAGATTTTAACAAAACCTTATTTTTCCCGAGGATTGCAAAGTTATTTTCAAAAAAGACAAAACAATTTTTGCGGCATTCTAAATGGTATTGATTATGAAAATTTTAACCCTGAAACTGATCCAAATATATTTCATTATTATTCAGTTAAATCGCTTAAAAATAAAAAAAATAATAAAATTGAACTTAAACGGAAAATTGGTTTAAAAACATGGGAAGACAGGCCGTTATTTGCAATTGTTTCCCGCTTAACTTTTCAAAAGGGCATTGATTTAGTGCTTAAAATTATTCCCTCTCTTGTTTCTTACGCCGATATAGTTATTTTAGGACAAGGAGAAAAAGAGACAGAAAATGCTTTAAAAAAAATAGCCCAAAAATATAAAGAAAATGTAAAAGTTTTTATTGAATTTAACGAGCCCTTATCTCGTCAAATTTATGCCGCTAGTGACTTTTTCTTAATGCCCTCTAAATTTGAACCCTGCGGTTTGGGGCAGATGATAGCTATGAGATACGGCAGTTGTCCTATTGTTCGAAAAGTGGGAGGTTTAAAGGATACGGTTAAACCGTTAAAGCTTAAAAAAATTTTTTTCGGCAAAAAATTAAACGGTAATGGTCTTATTTTTACTGAATATGATAGTAATAAATTATGGAAAGCGGTTCAATATGGTTTATCTCTTTTTAACAAAAAAAATTTTTGGCATAAAGTGATCTGCCTATTAATGAAGCAAGATTTTTCGTGGCAAAAATCAGCCAAAGAATACGAGAATCTTTATAAAAAAATTGTAAAAACCGAAATCTACTATATGTAA
- the glgA_2 gene encoding Glycogen synthase, which yields MKHLEIVQFSSEISPYSKTGGLADVSRSLPRALKRIGHHVSVVTPFYKFIKEKNFPIKKLDLEIDIPYVGRNFKFNYFKTITQDKYPVFFISENSLFGENNHLYGSLDDGLRFLLFNLAALEMIRAFHWKVDVYHSHDWQTGLIANFLKTKYKNDALLNGGATLFTIHNLMFQGPFNWWEVPPEKKDRGKGTPPADLEKIKWLNFTKRAILYSDLINTVSERYAQEIITPKFGCGLNKYLKKRKNRLYGIINGVDYHIFNPRFDKHIYINYGIHNLEDKIKNKVLLQKEYNLEVNRNLPLIGMANRLTEQKGFELILQILDKLLVLPLQIAIIGSGEKSYIKTFKKVQKQYPKKFLFITPFREDLSRKIYAASDLYLMPSRFEPCGISQLISLRYGSIPIVYKVGGLTDTITDYNPTTEKGNGFVFTSYSSSDLLMAITRALENYKHRRKWRNLVVKSMKQSYSWVLPAEKYVALYEKAIEINKK from the coding sequence ATGAAACATTTGGAGATAGTTCAATTTAGTTCAGAAATTTCTCCTTATTCTAAAACGGGCGGTTTAGCCGATGTAAGCCGTTCTTTGCCACGTGCCCTAAAAAGAATAGGACATCATGTTTCAGTGGTAACTCCTTTTTATAAATTTATTAAAGAAAAAAATTTTCCCATTAAAAAATTGGACTTAGAAATAGATATTCCTTACGTTGGTAGAAATTTTAAATTTAATTATTTCAAAACTATAACCCAGGACAAATATCCTGTTTTTTTTATCTCGGAAAATTCTCTTTTTGGGGAGAACAATCATCTCTACGGCAGCTTAGACGATGGATTGCGTTTTTTACTTTTTAATCTTGCCGCGCTTGAAATGATAAGAGCTTTTCATTGGAAAGTAGATGTTTATCACAGTCATGATTGGCAAACGGGACTTATAGCTAATTTTTTAAAAACAAAATATAAAAATGACGCTTTGTTAAATGGAGGCGCTACACTCTTTACTATTCATAATTTAATGTTTCAAGGACCATTTAATTGGTGGGAGGTTCCGCCGGAAAAAAAAGACAGAGGAAAAGGAACCCCTCCTGCTGATTTAGAAAAAATTAAATGGCTCAATTTTACTAAAAGGGCCATTCTTTATTCAGATTTAATTAATACCGTAAGCGAACGTTATGCTCAAGAGATAATAACCCCTAAATTTGGCTGCGGTTTGAATAAATATTTAAAAAAAAGAAAAAATAGACTTTACGGCATTATCAATGGTGTTGATTATCATATTTTTAATCCGAGATTTGATAAACATATTTATATTAATTATGGAATTCATAATTTAGAAGATAAAATTAAAAATAAAGTGCTTTTGCAAAAAGAATACAATCTAGAAGTTAATCGAAATTTACCTTTAATTGGTATGGCTAATCGTTTAACAGAGCAAAAGGGCTTTGAGTTGATTTTGCAAATATTAGATAAATTATTAGTGCTCCCTTTGCAAATCGCTATTATTGGAAGCGGGGAAAAATCTTATATTAAAACTTTTAAAAAAGTTCAAAAACAATATCCCAAAAAATTTCTTTTTATTACTCCTTTTCGTGAAGATTTAAGTAGAAAAATTTACGCTGCTTCAGATCTTTATTTAATGCCTTCTCGTTTTGAACCTTGCGGCATTTCACAATTGATTAGTCTTCGTTATGGCTCTATTCCTATAGTTTATAAAGTTGGTGGTTTAACTGATACTATTACTGACTACAATCCCACAACCGAGAAAGGAAACGGTTTTGTTTTCACTTCTTACAGTTCTTCTGATTTATTGATGGCTATTACTCGAGCTTTAGAAAATTATAAACATCGGCGAAAATGGAGAAATTTAGTAGTTAAAAGCATGAAGCAATCTTATTCCTGGGTATTGCCAGCGGAAAAATATGTGGCTTTGTATGAAAAAGCAATAGAAATTAACAAGAAATAA
- the gmk gene encoding Guanylate kinase, translating to MNNIFVVSGPSGVGKDTIISELKKQGLEFREIITTTTRPMRQGESQGNPYWFISKEEFEDLIRKNKLVEWADVYGYYYGSQKKDVEKYLNDPLPIIFKVDPQGAKTIKKEFPNSKVIFIAPENIDNLEKRLKKRGQDKPEVIKKRLKEAREEIKNLSFWDAVVINKEGKLNEAVEKVKEIIFK from the coding sequence ATGAACAATATCTTCGTTGTTTCCGGCCCCTCTGGTGTGGGCAAAGATACAATAATTAGCGAACTTAAAAAGCAAGGATTAGAATTTAGAGAAATTATTACTACAACCACCAGACCAATGAGGCAGGGTGAAAGCCAAGGAAATCCCTATTGGTTTATCTCAAAAGAAGAATTTGAAGATTTAATTAGAAAAAATAAATTGGTTGAATGGGCAGATGTTTATGGCTATTATTATGGTTCACAAAAAAAAGATGTAGAAAAATATTTGAACGATCCATTGCCCATTATATTTAAAGTAGACCCTCAGGGGGCTAAAACAATAAAAAAAGAATTTCCTAATTCAAAAGTTATTTTCATTGCCCCGGAAAATATAGACAACTTAGAAAAACGTTTAAAAAAAAGAGGGCAGGATAAACCTGAGGTTATAAAAAAAAGATTAAAAGAAGCGCGAGAAGAAATAAAAAATTTATCTTTTTGGGATGCTGTAGTGATTAATAAGGAGGGAAAATTAAACGAAGCGGTGGAAAAAGTAAAAGAGATAATTTTTAAATAG
- the amyA_2 gene encoding Alpha-amylase 1 has translation MFWVNVLHFYQPSWQTKKIVDKVVDEAYQPILNILEKNPYIKITLNVSASLVEHFNNFGYNHILNQIKFLAEKGQIEFLGSAKYHPILPLLPQKEAIRQIKLNEETCSKHFGKFWQPRPYGFFLPELAYNKKTAQIIDKLGYKYIILDEISYNGKIGQDIFNNNWRIDKLNLLVIFRHRILSNVFFDKDLRDEAKFWSVLKEDGRSKNILITAFDGENLGHHFKKRDEIWAKLLLNPKIKILLGKESFSLFKKEKTVEPLSSSWSSTEEQLQNNIPYGLWKHPENIIHQYQWQLTELALKAIKLGRGNSNFKSARRLLDEALSSDGYWWASANPWWNPHIVFRSVDLFLKIFTLLKKDLPVSYFNQAQTIKNKIDQEIDKCLKSGRCIMTKSIGEK, from the coding sequence ATGTTTTGGGTAAACGTTCTACATTTTTATCAGCCTTCGTGGCAGACAAAAAAAATTGTGGACAAAGTGGTTGATGAAGCATATCAGCCTATTTTAAATATTTTAGAAAAAAATCCTTATATAAAAATTACTTTGAATGTCAGCGCTTCTTTGGTTGAGCATTTTAATAATTTTGGTTATAATCATATTTTAAATCAGATTAAATTTTTGGCTGAAAAGGGACAAATTGAATTTTTGGGTTCAGCAAAATATCACCCCATTTTACCTCTTTTGCCTCAAAAAGAAGCGATTCGGCAAATTAAACTAAATGAGGAGACGTGTTCTAAACATTTTGGAAAATTTTGGCAGCCTCGGCCTTATGGTTTTTTTCTTCCCGAATTGGCTTATAATAAAAAAACAGCTCAAATTATAGATAAATTGGGATATAAATATATTATTTTAGATGAAATTTCTTATAACGGCAAAATAGGACAAGATATTTTTAATAACAATTGGCGTATTGATAAATTAAATTTATTAGTTATTTTCCGCCATAGAATATTAAGTAATGTTTTTTTTGACAAAGATTTAAGAGATGAAGCCAAATTTTGGTCGGTGTTAAAAGAAGATGGTCGTTCTAAAAATATTCTCATCACTGCTTTTGACGGAGAAAATTTGGGGCATCATTTTAAAAAAAGAGATGAGATTTGGGCTAAATTGCTTTTAAATCCAAAAATAAAAATTTTATTAGGGAAAGAATCCTTTTCTCTCTTTAAGAAAGAAAAAACAGTAGAACCATTGTCTTCAAGCTGGTCTTCTACTGAAGAGCAATTACAAAATAATATTCCTTATGGTCTATGGAAACATCCGGAAAATATTATTCATCAGTACCAATGGCAATTAACTGAGCTTGCTTTGAAAGCCATAAAATTAGGTAGGGGAAATTCCAATTTTAAGTCAGCGCGGCGGCTTTTAGATGAGGCCTTATCAAGCGATGGTTATTGGTGGGCGTCAGCTAATCCTTGGTGGAATCCCCATATTGTCTTTCGTAGTGTTGATTTATTTTTAAAAATTTTTACCCTCCTAAAAAAAGATTTACCCGTATCTTATTTTAACCAAGCCCAAACTATTAAAAATAAAATTGATCAAGAAATAGATAAATGTCTAAAATCCGGTCGTTGTATAATGACTAAATCGATAGGAGAAAAATAA
- the rluD_1 gene encoding Ribosomal large subunit pseudouridine synthase D — protein sequence MSNLNIIFETEDFLILNKPGGVMVHPTKYEKENTLVQSILEHYPFIANVGQAGRPGIVHRLDKDVSGLLVVAKNNYFYNYLISEFKKERVKKKYIGLVYGRPLEKKGIIDVPIGWTKKGKIVAGYTNLKLSKPAKTKYKTLKEYQDFTLLEIIPLSGRTHQIRAHLSYIKIPIVGDKDYKFKNQPILLNRLFLHCIYLSFYQPNGKFLKFKCPLPSDLQNFLNTLK from the coding sequence ATGTCAAATTTAAATATAATTTTTGAAACTGAAGACTTTTTAATTTTAAATAAACCGGGAGGGGTGATGGTTCATCCTACAAAATACGAGAAAGAAAATACTTTGGTCCAATCCATTTTAGAACACTATCCATTTATAGCCAATGTTGGACAAGCCGGTAGACCGGGCATTGTTCACCGTTTAGATAAAGACGTTTCCGGTTTATTGGTAGTGGCTAAAAATAATTATTTTTATAATTATTTAATTTCTGAATTTAAAAAAGAAAGAGTTAAAAAAAAATATATTGGCTTGGTTTATGGTAGACCGCTGGAAAAAAAAGGAATTATTGACGTCCCCATAGGTTGGACCAAGAAGGGGAAAATAGTTGCCGGCTATACTAATCTTAAATTATCTAAACCAGCCAAAACAAAATATAAGACACTTAAAGAATATCAAGATTTTACTCTTTTGGAGATAATCCCTCTCTCTGGTAGAACACACCAAATAAGAGCTCATTTATCTTATATAAAAATACCCATTGTTGGAGACAAAGATTATAAGTTTAAAAATCAGCCTATTTTATTGAATCGCCTTTTCCTTCATTGTATTTATCTCAGTTTTTACCAGCCAAATGGCAAATTTTTGAAATTTAAATGTCCTCTTCCTTCTGATTTACAAAATTTTTTAAATACTTTAAAATGA
- the rplS gene encoding 50S ribosomal protein L19, translated as MAEENKTKKNEAEIEEEQNKKEPLPDIKPGMVIRVYEKFIDTDAKGNPKERVQVFEGIVLSHHGRKEAGATITVRKIAIGGIGVEKIFPIYSPSIKKIEVVKRHKVNRAKLYYLRDYKKKLKEIKE; from the coding sequence ATGGCAGAAGAAAATAAAACAAAAAAAAATGAAGCTGAAATAGAGGAGGAACAAAACAAAAAAGAGCCTTTACCCGATATTAAGCCGGGAATGGTCATTCGAGTATATGAAAAATTTATTGATACAGATGCTAAAGGCAATCCCAAAGAGAGAGTACAGGTTTTTGAAGGAATAGTTTTGTCTCACCACGGGAGAAAAGAAGCTGGAGCGACCATAACTGTACGCAAAATAGCTATTGGTGGCATTGGGGTAGAAAAAATTTTTCCTATTTATTCTCCATCTATTAAAAAAATTGAAGTGGTAAAAAGACATAAGGTTAATAGGGCAAAATTGTATTATTTAAGAGATTACAAAAAGAAACTAAAAGAAATAAAAGAATAA
- the dnaE2 gene encoding Error-prone DNA polymerase yields the protein MSFIDLHIHSHYSDGVLSPIDLIEKAKGFGIKTLSLTDHNGIEGIEEMITAGEKQNIKIIPGVEIYTNFNQYHLHLLGYNFDRNNFDLKKALNQLQEQRISVLKNIVRVLKKDKWEIEEKEVFNGPSVYQGLGKVAGILMEGNNFKKLKQEMNLRQNQILGVGDVIGFYFKKYFFLCPETEIPAREAIKLIHQARGKAVLAHPGEHLRFKDWEIIKNLKELGLDGLEAISSHHSWAEQDYWQRIAKEFNLFITCGSDYHGDLPLNWGVLIFSLWEYFKTVHKFEEIAL from the coding sequence ATGTCCTTTATTGATTTACATATTCATTCTCATTATTCTGACGGCGTGTTAAGTCCGATTGATTTAATTGAAAAAGCTAAGGGCTTTGGCATAAAAACACTTTCTTTGACTGACCATAATGGGATAGAAGGCATTGAAGAGATGATAACAGCCGGAGAAAAACAAAACATTAAAATTATTCCCGGCGTAGAAATTTATACTAATTTTAATCAATACCATCTTCATCTTTTAGGTTATAATTTTGATAGAAATAATTTTGACCTTAAAAAAGCATTAAATCAATTACAAGAGCAAAGAATATCTGTTTTAAAAAACATTGTTCGGGTTCTTAAAAAAGATAAGTGGGAAATTGAAGAAAAAGAGGTGTTTAATGGTCCTTCGGTTTATCAAGGTTTAGGTAAGGTAGCAGGAATTTTAATGGAAGGGAATAATTTTAAAAAATTAAAACAAGAAATGAATTTACGGCAAAACCAGATTTTGGGAGTAGGGGATGTTATTGGGTTTTATTTTAAAAAATATTTTTTTCTTTGTCCAGAAACGGAAATTCCCGCGCGCGAGGCTATAAAGTTAATTCATCAAGCTCGGGGCAAAGCGGTTTTAGCCCACCCAGGAGAACACCTCAGATTTAAAGATTGGGAGATTATTAAAAATTTAAAAGAACTTGGTTTAGATGGATTAGAAGCAATTAGTTCCCACCACTCTTGGGCAGAACAAGATTATTGGCAAAGAATAGCCAAAGAATTTAATCTTTTTATTACTTGTGGTTCTGATTATCACGGAGATTTACCTTTAAATTGGGGAGTGCTTATTTTTTCTCTTTGGGAATATTTTAAAACAGTTCATAAATTTGAAGAAATCGCTTTATGA